Proteins encoded in a region of the Salvelinus sp. IW2-2015 linkage group LG27, ASM291031v2, whole genome shotgun sequence genome:
- the LOC139022542 gene encoding unconventional myosin-X-like — protein MDQVTGLAQHQALLKYMSIVKEWPGYGSTLSTWRRFPHDLWLGVSADNLSVYKKREPKPLQTFQYEQITFFGAPQPCTYQITVDGNDLFFHTPLVMEIAKIMKAYINMMVKKRCSIMSVSSVASTFVR, from the exons ATGGACCAAGTTACAGGACTCGCCCAGCACCAGGCTCTGCTCAAATACATGTCCATCGTCAAAGAGTGGCCCGGATATGGCTCTACACTTTCGacgtggag GAGGTTTCCCCATGACCTGTGGCTGGGTGTGAGTGCTGACAACCTGTCTGTGTATAAGAAGAGGGAACCCAAACCTCTGCAGACGTTCCAGTATGAGCAGATCACCTTCTTTGGAGCTCCACAACCCTGCACCTACCAGATCACTGTCGACGGCAACGACTTGTTCTTCCACACTCCattg gtgatGGAGATTGCTAAGATCATGAAAGCCTACATCAACATGATGGTGAAGAAACGCTGCAGCATCATGTCTGTCTCCAGCGTCGCCAGCACCTTTGTCAGGTGA